The following are from one region of the Sandaracinus amylolyticus genome:
- a CDS encoding RCC1 domain-containing protein, protein MLELGWRRTNLVLVALALVAGCGDDDGSTTPMDSGVEDAGATDGGIATPDAGRDAGADAGPSCTSGCDIAELALGSKFSCARRENGEVLCWGRGQEGQLGDGSRTHGGRCVGGGIVETFDCSPRPVIVDLPSAASSMSAGWTSICAIDADADAQCWGEAGFRIGTLPAEAARYSPQPFPMLTDIEAVAEATFTICAMGDGGAVRCAGNNGSGQTGKGEFSTTELSPVPVQRAEPAGTALTGALEVVLGTFSDFACARTADEVLCWGSGEAGQLATDPAALPSNCATGSAAQNRCTSSAMVIAGLPEMGITQLAAGGEHVCALLEDQTVVCWGANDAGQLGTGDRNARIVPTAVTGLSGVTRITTGGSHTCAVLSDGGVRCWGYNRFGQLGDGDESHEATACRIADDDSGDCSSTPVAVMGVDDATFVDAGVDHTCIVRAEGTEVWCWGRNDMLQTQGSATFSPTPDEVLPRHAPVQVTGL, encoded by the coding sequence ATGCTCGAGCTCGGGTGGCGCCGCACGAACCTGGTACTGGTCGCGCTCGCCCTGGTCGCAGGCTGCGGCGACGATGACGGATCGACGACACCGATGGATTCGGGTGTCGAAGACGCGGGAGCGACCGACGGGGGCATCGCGACGCCCGACGCGGGTCGGGACGCCGGGGCCGACGCCGGTCCTTCGTGCACCAGCGGCTGCGACATCGCGGAGCTGGCGCTGGGCTCGAAGTTCAGCTGCGCCCGCCGCGAGAACGGCGAGGTCCTGTGCTGGGGCCGCGGCCAGGAAGGTCAGCTCGGCGACGGGAGCAGAACGCACGGCGGTCGTTGCGTCGGAGGCGGCATCGTCGAGACGTTCGACTGCTCGCCGCGCCCCGTCATCGTCGACCTCCCGAGCGCCGCGTCGAGCATGAGCGCCGGATGGACGAGCATCTGCGCGATCGACGCCGACGCGGACGCGCAGTGCTGGGGCGAGGCCGGCTTCCGCATCGGCACGCTGCCCGCCGAGGCCGCTCGGTACTCGCCGCAGCCGTTCCCGATGCTCACCGACATCGAGGCCGTGGCCGAGGCGACCTTCACGATCTGTGCGATGGGCGACGGCGGTGCGGTCCGCTGCGCGGGCAACAACGGCTCGGGTCAGACGGGCAAGGGCGAGTTCTCGACGACGGAGCTGAGCCCCGTGCCGGTGCAGCGCGCGGAGCCCGCGGGCACGGCGCTCACGGGCGCGCTCGAGGTCGTGCTCGGCACGTTCTCCGACTTCGCGTGTGCGCGCACCGCGGACGAGGTGCTGTGCTGGGGCTCGGGCGAGGCCGGGCAGCTCGCGACCGATCCTGCCGCGCTCCCGAGCAACTGCGCGACCGGCAGCGCCGCGCAGAACCGCTGCACCAGCAGCGCGATGGTCATCGCCGGCCTGCCCGAGATGGGCATCACGCAGCTCGCCGCGGGCGGTGAGCACGTCTGCGCGCTGCTCGAGGACCAGACCGTGGTGTGCTGGGGCGCGAACGATGCCGGACAGCTCGGGACCGGCGACCGCAACGCGCGCATCGTCCCGACGGCCGTCACGGGGCTCTCGGGGGTGACGCGGATCACGACCGGCGGGAGCCACACCTGCGCGGTGCTGAGCGACGGCGGAGTGCGCTGCTGGGGCTACAACCGCTTCGGCCAGCTCGGTGACGGGGACGAGTCCCACGAGGCGACCGCCTGCCGCATCGCCGACGACGACAGCGGTGACTGCTCGTCCACCCCGGTCGCCGTCATGGGCGTGGACGACGCGACGTTCGTCGACGCGGGTGTCGATCACACGTGCATCGTGCGCGCCGAGGGAACCGAAGTCTGGTGTTGGGGTCGGAACGACATGCTCCAGACCCAAGGCAGCGCCACGTTCAGCCCCACCCCCGACGAAGTCCTCCCCCGCCACGCGCCCGTCCAGGTGACCGGTCTGTGA
- the sppA gene encoding signal peptide peptidase SppA codes for MLARGWSRSIAAQFAVLCVLSIATSASAQLRRATSPVWQPPVSIVAPDDALAVSVNPSALAYLRSWSAVYVHAEGEDRTGLAERGDGIYAATPLLLGFSLGASVDSVRPTSASGGIEHTMLSLALAYAYDDAISVGAATRFLWSPNPGLAELFTLDLAASWRPLPYVALSFLARDVTGPGYHGGGGYVPRSFLLGLAVRPTGTRTLTLDLTGAVDEDGRVGARLSGEVEVPWIGRIQAAAEVERVGDEQPDARVTAGVIVDWGQVGAGGGVVLGDGFDDSPGWYVTARVEGNERTGVPTGAYVADVVLADLGARSMLRVSRRLERALHDPRIHGVVLRPQGSDIGLAYAQELRLLIDALQDAGKPVVCILGDASGAEIYACAGARTVLADPAGGVRLYGPSIEITHLAGLLQLVGIRADFVRIGPYKSAIEDYQDMRSSEAARVARDENLDDLYGRFVWDLSRDLEVEPARVREIVDGGPYVTDTAIAMGLVDGSADPFDAGDALAEAFGGHYGRERHEPDLPRERWGREPRVGVVVVDGEMVDGDNVDIPILEIHATGGRTAVREIERMAADPAIGAIVVRVDSPGGSVLAADQIWRAIRRARERKPVIASMGAVAASGGYFVASACDEIWADPATLTGSIGVWFGKVDVEPLAERLGVETEFFSRGAHAGAESLWRPFTPDERAILSEMVRRWYRDFLRRVAEGRGMRMTEVDAVARGRVWTGDRALELGLVDRLGGFRSALVRARQLGGLPHDVDFEIAPSRPSSLLDYVLGDTPLGRAMAGASAEGASSAESEALEVIAPELLSALRAAWVIRAEQGARTPVARMPLEIAY; via the coding sequence GTGCTCGCACGTGGCTGGTCTCGCTCGATCGCCGCGCAGTTCGCGGTCCTCTGTGTCCTCTCGATCGCGACGAGCGCGTCGGCGCAGCTGCGTCGAGCGACGTCGCCGGTGTGGCAGCCACCGGTGTCGATCGTCGCGCCCGACGACGCGCTCGCGGTCTCGGTGAACCCCTCGGCGCTCGCGTACCTGCGCAGCTGGAGCGCGGTCTACGTCCACGCGGAGGGCGAGGATCGCACCGGGCTCGCGGAGCGCGGCGACGGGATCTACGCGGCGACGCCGCTCTTGCTCGGCTTCTCGCTGGGCGCGTCGGTCGACAGCGTGAGACCGACGAGCGCGTCGGGTGGCATCGAGCACACGATGCTCTCGCTCGCGCTCGCCTACGCGTACGACGACGCGATCTCGGTGGGCGCGGCGACGCGATTCCTGTGGTCGCCGAATCCCGGCCTCGCCGAGCTCTTCACGCTCGATCTCGCCGCGAGCTGGAGGCCGCTGCCCTACGTCGCGCTCTCGTTCCTCGCGCGCGACGTGACGGGCCCGGGCTACCACGGCGGCGGTGGGTACGTGCCGCGCTCGTTCCTGCTCGGGCTCGCGGTGCGTCCGACCGGAACGCGCACGCTCACGCTCGATCTGACCGGCGCGGTCGACGAGGACGGTCGCGTCGGGGCGCGTCTCTCGGGCGAGGTCGAGGTGCCGTGGATCGGTCGCATCCAGGCGGCCGCGGAGGTCGAGCGCGTCGGCGACGAGCAGCCCGACGCGCGCGTGACCGCGGGCGTGATCGTCGACTGGGGGCAGGTCGGTGCGGGCGGCGGTGTGGTGCTCGGCGATGGATTCGACGACTCGCCCGGTTGGTACGTGACCGCGCGCGTCGAGGGCAACGAGCGCACCGGCGTGCCGACCGGCGCGTACGTCGCGGACGTGGTGCTCGCGGATCTCGGCGCGCGATCGATGCTGCGCGTGTCGCGTCGGCTCGAGCGCGCGCTCCACGACCCGCGCATCCACGGCGTGGTGCTGCGCCCGCAGGGCAGCGACATCGGGCTCGCGTACGCGCAGGAGCTGCGCCTCCTGATCGACGCGCTGCAGGACGCGGGAAAGCCGGTCGTGTGCATCCTCGGCGACGCGTCGGGCGCGGAGATCTACGCGTGCGCCGGTGCGCGCACGGTGCTCGCCGATCCTGCGGGCGGCGTGCGCCTCTACGGGCCCTCGATCGAGATCACGCACCTCGCGGGGCTGCTGCAGCTCGTCGGGATCCGCGCCGACTTCGTGCGCATCGGTCCCTACAAATCGGCGATCGAGGACTATCAGGACATGCGCTCGAGCGAGGCCGCGCGCGTCGCGCGCGACGAGAACCTCGACGATCTCTACGGACGCTTCGTGTGGGACCTCTCGCGCGATCTCGAGGTCGAGCCGGCGCGCGTGCGCGAGATCGTCGACGGCGGTCCGTACGTGACCGACACCGCGATCGCGATGGGCCTGGTCGACGGCAGCGCCGATCCCTTCGACGCCGGCGACGCGCTCGCCGAGGCGTTCGGCGGGCACTACGGGCGCGAGCGCCACGAGCCCGATCTGCCGCGCGAGCGCTGGGGCCGTGAGCCGCGCGTCGGCGTGGTGGTCGTCGACGGCGAGATGGTCGACGGCGACAACGTCGACATCCCGATCCTCGAGATCCACGCGACCGGCGGGCGCACCGCGGTCCGCGAGATCGAGCGCATGGCGGCGGATCCCGCGATCGGCGCGATCGTCGTGCGCGTCGACAGCCCCGGAGGATCGGTGCTCGCGGCGGATCAGATCTGGCGCGCGATCCGTCGGGCGCGCGAGCGCAAGCCGGTGATCGCATCGATGGGCGCGGTCGCGGCGAGCGGCGGGTACTTCGTCGCGTCGGCATGCGACGAGATCTGGGCCGACCCGGCGACGCTCACGGGATCGATCGGCGTGTGGTTCGGCAAGGTCGACGTGGAGCCGCTCGCGGAGCGGCTCGGGGTCGAGACGGAGTTCTTCTCGCGCGGCGCGCACGCGGGCGCGGAGTCGTTGTGGAGGCCGTTCACGCCGGACGAGCGCGCGATCCTCTCGGAGATGGTGCGCCGGTGGTACCGCGACTTCCTGCGACGCGTCGCGGAAGGGCGCGGGATGCGGATGACCGAGGTCGACGCGGTCGCGCGCGGTCGGGTGTGGACCGGCGATCGCGCGCTCGAGCTCGGGTTGGTCGATCGTCTCGGCGGGTTCCGCTCGGCGTTGGTGCGCGCGCGACAGCTCGGTGGGCTGCCGCACGACGTGGACTTCGAGATCGCGCCGTCGCGCCCGAGCTCGCTGCTCGACTACGTGCTCGGCGACACGCCGCTCGGTCGTGCGATGGCGGGCGCGTCGGCGGAGGGCGCGTCGAGCGCGGAGTCGGAGGCGCTCGAGGTGATCGCGCCCGAGCTGCTGTCCGCGCTGCGCGCGGCGTGGGTGATCCGCGCCGAGCAGGGGGCACGCACGCCGGTCGCGCGCATGCCCCTCGAGATCGCCTACTGA
- a CDS encoding alpha/beta fold hydrolase, with protein sequence MSEPSVAFCRGHGGARIAYATWGEGPVLVVVPGWLSHLELQWHYLGMHDLYARLARSFQLVFYDRRGVGLSQRARDDFSLEGEIVDLDAVIARVTDGPVAMFGSSHGGAIAIAYAATHPERVHRLALYGTFARGADVARPDVQRSLDALVRASWGLGSRTLASIFVPNAPDPAFFDDLVRFQRESTDRETAARLLSMSFELDVSDRLRDVHAPTLVIARRHDHAMASRLSVGIASEIDGARLVMLEGDVHFPWLGDWATIAQLLEDFLGARPASVPAEPSHHDAPREAWREFRVLHYRVRRDPEESTFRVALAQIGEPADMPQPSASGLYRLAPERVDAVRAKVASYVASAAERGARIVVFPEMSVDLGHDALAAEVNELARLHRVMIVSGGHHDEATRTNVCVVIGPEGELWRQRKHVPAAMRVAGAVVEEPIEIPLQPLFVVASTGIGRIAIAVCRDFLDLDLRVALKNTEPPIDLLINPAFTMVTSDFETAHAEARRALYACTLFCNFAAFGGSLATSPDKGAPRIVIPRGEERLEVLEVPLFEMRAERRAWDQRAHARFVQSTRRA encoded by the coding sequence ATGAGCGAGCCGAGCGTCGCATTCTGTCGCGGGCACGGCGGAGCGCGGATCGCGTACGCGACGTGGGGTGAAGGTCCGGTGCTCGTCGTGGTGCCGGGCTGGCTCAGCCACCTCGAGCTGCAGTGGCACTACCTCGGCATGCACGATCTCTACGCGCGGCTCGCGCGATCGTTCCAGCTGGTCTTCTACGATCGGCGCGGCGTCGGGCTCTCGCAGCGGGCGCGCGACGACTTCTCGCTCGAAGGAGAGATCGTCGATCTCGACGCGGTGATCGCGCGCGTCACCGACGGACCGGTCGCGATGTTCGGCTCGTCGCACGGCGGCGCGATCGCGATCGCGTACGCCGCGACACATCCCGAGCGGGTCCACCGCCTCGCGCTCTATGGGACCTTCGCGCGGGGCGCCGACGTCGCGCGTCCCGACGTGCAGCGCTCGCTCGACGCGCTCGTCCGCGCGAGCTGGGGCCTCGGCTCGCGCACGCTCGCGTCGATCTTCGTGCCCAACGCGCCCGATCCCGCGTTTTTCGACGACCTCGTGCGGTTCCAGCGCGAGTCGACGGATCGCGAGACCGCCGCGCGCCTGCTCTCGATGTCGTTCGAGCTCGACGTGAGCGATCGACTGCGCGACGTGCACGCGCCCACGCTCGTCATCGCGCGCCGCCACGATCACGCGATGGCGAGCCGCCTCTCGGTCGGGATCGCGTCGGAGATCGACGGCGCGCGCCTCGTGATGCTCGAGGGCGACGTGCACTTCCCGTGGCTCGGCGACTGGGCGACGATCGCGCAGCTGCTCGAGGACTTCTTGGGCGCGCGTCCCGCCTCGGTCCCGGCCGAGCCCTCGCACCACGACGCACCGCGCGAGGCGTGGCGCGAGTTCCGCGTGCTGCACTATCGCGTGCGGCGCGATCCCGAGGAGAGCACGTTCCGCGTCGCGCTCGCGCAGATCGGCGAGCCCGCCGACATGCCGCAGCCCAGCGCGAGCGGCCTGTATCGCCTCGCGCCCGAGCGCGTCGACGCGGTGCGCGCGAAGGTCGCGTCGTACGTCGCGAGCGCGGCGGAGCGCGGGGCGCGCATCGTCGTGTTCCCCGAGATGAGCGTCGATCTCGGGCACGACGCGCTCGCGGCCGAGGTGAACGAGCTCGCGCGCCTGCACCGCGTGATGATCGTCTCGGGCGGGCACCACGACGAAGCGACGCGCACCAACGTGTGCGTCGTGATCGGGCCCGAGGGCGAGCTGTGGCGACAGCGCAAGCACGTGCCCGCGGCCATGCGCGTCGCCGGCGCGGTGGTGGAGGAGCCGATCGAGATCCCGCTGCAGCCGCTCTTCGTCGTCGCATCGACCGGGATCGGCCGGATCGCGATCGCGGTGTGCCGCGACTTCCTCGATCTCGATCTGCGCGTCGCGCTGAAGAACACCGAGCCGCCGATCGATCTCCTGATCAACCCCGCGTTCACGATGGTCACCTCGGACTTCGAGACCGCGCACGCCGAGGCGCGACGCGCGCTCTACGCGTGCACGCTCTTCTGCAACTTCGCCGCGTTCGGCGGCTCGCTCGCGACCTCGCCCGACAAGGGCGCGCCGCGCATCGTGATCCCCCGCGGCGAAGAGCGCCTCGAGGTGCTCGAGGTGCCGCTCTTCGAGATGCGCGCCGAGCGACGCGCCTGGGACCAGCGCGCGCACGCGCGCTTCGTACAGAGCACGCGCCGGGCGTGA
- a CDS encoding tetratricopeptide repeat protein — translation MAVLSALLALAPMTVGPRRAHAQDSAPLGQATELATSVAAPPRDTPREAIELFQRAREHYQHGRYEAAATDLEQALAIDPESPTLLYNLGRVYELWGEHDRAIATYERYLRVIPPDDAAERERTEAAVQRLRGARSYVRPDEEIYSRPIYVSQRGVDDELFWATLTAGAVITVGAVGLALAMVLVRDDATRFQIGADGELSDLDARFETVDTLALTTDIVGAVGGVTLLSAGLLWLLRERTVELYPSSAPLRVDVSADPRGGGGLAVRGAF, via the coding sequence GTGGCCGTGCTCTCGGCCTTGCTCGCGCTCGCACCGATGACGGTCGGGCCACGTCGCGCGCACGCCCAGGACTCCGCCCCCCTCGGCCAGGCGACCGAGCTCGCGACCTCGGTCGCGGCGCCTCCACGCGATACCCCCCGCGAGGCGATCGAGCTCTTCCAGCGCGCCCGCGAGCACTACCAGCACGGGCGCTACGAGGCCGCCGCGACCGATCTCGAGCAGGCCCTCGCCATCGATCCCGAGTCGCCGACGCTCCTCTACAACCTCGGGCGCGTCTACGAGCTCTGGGGCGAGCACGACCGCGCGATCGCCACCTACGAGCGCTATCTGCGGGTGATCCCGCCCGACGACGCGGCCGAGCGCGAGCGCACCGAGGCCGCCGTCCAGCGCCTCCGCGGCGCGCGCTCCTACGTGCGCCCCGACGAGGAGATCTACTCGCGCCCGATCTACGTCTCGCAGCGCGGCGTCGACGACGAGCTCTTCTGGGCGACGCTCACCGCGGGCGCGGTGATCACGGTCGGCGCCGTCGGGCTCGCGCTGGCGATGGTGCTGGTGCGCGACGACGCGACGCGCTTTCAGATCGGCGCCGACGGCGAGCTCTCCGATCTCGATGCGCGCTTCGAGACCGTCGACACGCTCGCGCTCACGACCGACATCGTCGGCGCGGTCGGCGGCGTCACCCTGCTCAGCGCGGGCCTGCTCTGGCTGCTGCGCGAGCGCACCGTCGAGCTCTACCCGAGCTCCGCGCCGCTGCGCGTCGACGTCTCGGCCGATCCCCGTGGCGGCGGCGGTCTCGCCGTGCGAGGTGCGTTCTGA